The Salvelinus namaycush isolate Seneca chromosome 8, SaNama_1.0, whole genome shotgun sequence genome has a segment encoding these proteins:
- the LOC120051895 gene encoding insulin-like growth factor-binding protein 1, with translation MSGLFLKNVLVAAAVCCSVLVTVALGSLLGSPVLAQEPIRCAPCAPEKLSECPVVAHGCVEVLSEPGCGCCLVCALMTGELCGIYTAPCGYGLRCTPIPGDLQPLHSLIRSQAVCMASPIPQNPDRGEVDAPRDSGPCFTSYPPGHNKSFDPPSAADAQESMKAKVSAIRKKLAKQAPCQLELQRALEKIAKSQQKLGDKLARFYLPNCDKHGLFKAKQCESSLDGQRGRCWCVSSWNGKKIPGSTDLSGDADCS, from the exons ATGAGTGGATTATTTCTGAAAAATGTATTGGTGGCAGCAGCGGTATGTTGCTCGGTGCTGGTCACGGTGGCACTGGGGTCTCTGTTGGGGTCCCCGGTGTTAGCGCAAGAGCCGATCCGATGCGCCCCGTGCGCGCCGGAGAAGCTGAGCGAGTGTCCAGTGGTGGCGCACGGCTGTGTGGAGGTTCTGAGTGAGCCGGGTTGCGGATGCTGTCTTGTCTGCGCCCTGATGACGGGGGAACTGTGCGGAATCTACACGGCGCCATGCGGGTATGGACTGAGGTGCACCCCAATACCCGGCGACCTCCAGCCGCTGCACTCCCTTATTCGCAGCCAGGCGGTGTGCATGGCGAGCCCTATTCCCCAAAACCCAG ATCGAGGAGAGGTGGACGCTCCCAGAGACTCAGGCCCCTGCTTCACGAGCTACCCTCCTGGCCACAACAAGTCCTTCGATCCCCCGTCTGCCGCGGACGCGCAGGAGAGCATGAAAGCCAAAGTCAGCGCAATCAGGAAGAAACTGGCGAAGCAG GCTCCCTGTCAATTGGAGTTGCAGAGAGCTCTGGAGAAGATCGCTAAGTCACAACAGAAGCTAGGAGACAAACTGGCCAGGTTCTACCTGCCAAACTGTGACAAACACGGGCTCTTCAAAGCCAAACAG TGTGAGTCGTCTCTTGATGGACAGAGAGGCAGGTGTTGGTGTGTGTCCTCCTGGAATGGAAAGAAGATTCCAGGATCCACTGATCTGTCTGGAGATGCAGACTGTTCTTAA